One Prunus dulcis chromosome 8, ALMONDv2, whole genome shotgun sequence DNA window includes the following coding sequences:
- the LOC117636512 gene encoding protein MCM10 homolog — MSNRQDDLDLLLSLQDRVLETPPGSPSHSAGYLSDDEFTGQRGRVDMSVFRDAVEDCLDYEPKPVQKPGKLNRPSASTDPEVEKFSGLRIRKQLITPLELNDHFSDIRFVRLSAIKNLLRGDTLSGCWATVGVLTEKGNPKTSSTGKSYSIWKFGCLDEDTISVFLFGDAYEMNCKEQAGMVFALLNCTVRKDAMGGGFSLSVYSANQMLKMGTSVDYGVCKGKRKDGMACTVVINKRRGIYCKFHKSKESQKYSTMTMRTELNGGNLRTAFRTPHSREGIFMVDPLSDKSNACKRKQPVKLLSVEGLKKALSNAGKVTTNTHSQGIRFLAEMTGKTDPKDAIKTSKMQSKPISSSEKRKPSSISMDPSAVIKNEQMDSKRMKTGKEKILIDKTKEGMGKMIELEYISSDEGF; from the exons ATGTCAAATCGCCAAGACGACCTTgatctccttctctctcttcaagaTAGGGTTTTGGAAACCCCTCCTGGTTCTCCTTCCCATTCAGCAG GCTACTTATCGGACGATGAATTTACGGGCCAAAGAGGGCGGGTGGACATGTCCGTGTTCAGGGACGCCGTCGAGGACTGCCTTGATTACGAGCCTAAACCGGTTCAGAAGCCTGGGAAATTGAACCGGCCCAGTGCCTCCACTGATCCAGAAGTTGAGAAATTTTCGGGTTTGCGAATCAG GAAGCAGTTGATAACTCCTTTAGAGCTTAATGATCACTTTTCAGACATCCGTTTTGTTCGGTTATCCGCCATAAA GAATTTGCTGCGTGGGGATACTCTTTCAGGCTGTTGGGCAACTGTTGGAGTATTGACTGAGAAGGGGAATCCAAAAACTAGTTCCACAGGGAAGAGTTATTCTATATGGAAATTTGGGTGTTTGGATGAAGATACCAtttctgttttcttgtttggtgATGCTTATGAGATGAACTGCAAAGAGCAGGCTGGAATGGTGTTTGCGCTACTTAATTGCACCGTACGCAAGGATGCTATG GGTGGTGGTTTTTCTTTGAGTGTATATTCAGCCAATCAAATGCTGAAGATGGGCACTTCAGTTGATTATGGAGTTTGCaaagggaaaagaaaggaTGGAATGGCTTGTACTGTAGTCATAAACAA ACGCCGTGGAATATATTGTAAATTTCATAAATCG AAAGAATCACAGAAATATTCCACGATGACAATGCGAACTGAGCTCAATGGAGG GAACTTGCGAACAGCATTTCGGACTCCTCACAGTAGAGAAGGGATTTTTATGGTTGATCCTCTATCTGACAAATCAAACGCGTGCAAGCGAAAGCAGCCAGTGAAGCTATTGTCAGTGGAAGGGCTCAAGAAGGCATTAAG CAATGCAGGTAAAGTGACTACAAATACACACTCACAAGGAATAAGGTTTTTGGCTGAGATGACAG GGAAGACAGATCCGAAAGATGCGattaaaacttcaaaaatgCAAAGCAAACCGATCTCCAGTTCAGAGAAGAG GAAACCATCTAGTATAAGCATGGATCCATCTGCAGTCATAAAAAACGAGCAAATGGATtcaaaaagaatgaaaactGGGAAGGAGAAAATTTTGATAGACAAAACAAAGGAGGGCATGGGAAAGATGATTGAATTAGAGTATATAAGCTCGGATGAAGGATTCTGA
- the LOC117636513 gene encoding rac-like GTP-binding protein 5, whose amino-acid sequence MSASRFIKCVTVGDGAVGKTCMLISYTSNTFPTDYVPTVFDNFSANVVVDGSTVNLGLWDTAGQEDYNRLRPLSYRGADVFLLAFSLISKASYENIAKKWVPELRHYAPGVPIILVGTKLDLRDDKQFFVDHPGAVPITTAQGEELKKLIGAPVYIECSSKTQQNVKAVFDAAIKVVLQPPKQKKKKKRKAQKACSIL is encoded by the exons ATGAGTGCCTCCAGGTTCATAAAGTGTGTCACAGTTGGGGACGGAGCGGTGGGCAAGACTTGCATGCTCATCTCCTACACCAGCAACACTTTCCCTACG GATTATGTGCCAACTGTGTTTGACAATTTCAGTGCAAATGTGGTTGTGGACGGGAGCACTGTTAATTTGGGATTGTGGGATACTGCTG GACAGGAAGATTACAATAGATTAAGACCACTGAGCTACCGTGGGGCAGATGTCTTCCTACTTGCATTCTCTCTCATAAGTAAGGCCAGCTATGAAAATATTGCCAAGAAA TGGGTTCCTGAATTGAGGCATTATGCACCTGGTGTTCCAATTATTCTTGTCGGAACTAAGCTTG aTCTTCGGGATGATAAGCAATTCTTTGTAGATCACCCTGGTGCAGTGCCAATTACCACAGCCCAG GGAGAGGAACTAAAGAAGCTGATTGGGGCTCCGGTTTACATTGAGTGTAGTTCAAAAACACAGCAG AATGTGAAAGCAGTCTTTGACGCAGCCATTAAAGTGGTTCTCCAGCCaccaaaacagaagaagaaaaagaagagaaaggcACAGAAGGCCTGTTCTATATTGTGA
- the LOC117636514 gene encoding ubiquitin-conjugating enzyme E2 28-like, giving the protein MASKRILKELKDLQRDPPTSCSAGPVAEDMFHWQATIIGPNDSPYSGGVFLVTIHFPPDYPFKPPKVAFRTKVFHPNINSNGNICLDILKEQWSPALTISKVLLSICSLLTDPNPDDPLVPEIAHMCKTDKVKYESTARSWTQKYAMD; this is encoded by the exons ATGGCCTCAAAGAGAATATTGAAGGAGCTCAAGGACTTGCAGAGAGATCCACCAACTTCATGCAGTGCAG GTCCTGTGGCTGAGGACATGTTCCATTGGCAAGCAACAATCATTGGTCCAAATGACAGTCCCTATTCAGGGGGTGTGTTCCTTGTAACCATCCATTTTCCACCTGATTATCCTTTCAAACCTCCAAAG GTTGCCTTCAGGACCAAAGTGTTCCATCCAAATATAAACAGCAATGGCAATATCTGTTTGGACATTCTCAAGGAGCAATGGAGTCCAGCACTCACCATATCCAAG GTTTTACTGTCGATATGTTCACTTTTGACCGACCCGAACCCTGATGACCCTCTTGTTCCGGAAATTGCTCATATGTGCAAGACTGACAAAGTCAAATATGAGTCAACAGCTCGGAGCTGGACCCAGAAGTATGCCATggactaa